The Kluyveromyces lactis strain NRRL Y-1140 chromosome B complete sequence genome contains a region encoding:
- a CDS encoding uncharacterized protein (some similarities with uniprot|Q752K9 Ashbya gossypii AFR565C AFR565Cp): protein MEGSPVRVCAHHKLLILTLAITLWSWFSGISRSGEDILGDSLRSYKICVSNNISEKQCLDYFKIHTLERAAGKFSKNKLTDIHTCYAKQEERLSAAQLTTVSQSMQYFEECFLGDVLTQESKTFRVWPYIIILGGSILGWGLIKMKLLENEFQQEKNKIEDLKEQINKLTEETTSKQKMMTEQLNRTNQKVFELEYDNEIWEKIHEMEQVQTRVQLLLEQTKKELKYETSRINNNLSSLTTVSSKDTKSPFVIQEKEKGLLFDMTTKKGLDRWRDYVSKSDQKEKIEIKAPQLTPLSFSPISPDLSKVNLFDKNGKPFRRVFLPGTGWVARDTCIQIMKGASSPKTGENTNSITY, encoded by the coding sequence ATGGAAGGGTCTCCAGTGAGAGTATGTGCTCACCATAAGCTTTTGATATTAACTTTAGCAATAACATTGTGGTCTTGGTTCTCGGGAATATCACGTTCGGGTGAAGATATCCTTGGTGACAGTTTAAGGTCATACAAAATTTGTGTGAGTAACAATATTTCGGAGAAACAATGTCTAGATTACTTCAAAATTCATACTCTTGAAAGGGCAGCGGGCAAGTTTTCCAAGAATAAGCTTACAGATATTCATACTTGTTATGCAAAGCAGGAAGAAAGGCTGTCTGCAGCGCAATTGACCACCGTAAGTCAGAGTATGcaatattttgaagagtGTTTTCTGGGTGATGTATTGACACAAGAAAGTAAAACCTTCAGAGTATGGCCGTACATTATAATTCTGGGTGGATCAATATTAGGGTGGGGATTAATTAAGATGAAATTGCTTGAAAACGAATTTCAACAagagaagaacaaaataGAGGATCTGAAAGAGCAAATCAATAAATTGACAGAGGAGACGActtcaaaacagaaaatgaTGACAGAGCAGCTAAATAGAACCAATCAAAAGGTAtttgaattggaatatgataatgaaatttgGGAGAAAATCCATGAAATGGAACAAGTTCAAACAAGGGTGCAATTGCTGTTAGagcaaacaaaaaaagagttGAAGTATGAAACATCAAGGATTAACAATAATTTAAGCTCTTTAACAACGGTAAGTTCGAAGGACACCAAGTCACCCTTTGTCattcaagagaaagaaaagggATTGTTATTCGACATGACCACAAAGAAGGGGTTAGATAGATGGAGGGATTACGTTAGTAAAAGTGAtcagaaagaaaaaatagaaataaaAGCACCACAACTCACTCCATTGTCATTCTCGCCAATTTCTCCAGATTTGAGTAAGGTTAATCTTTTTGACAAAAATGGAAAACCTTTCAGAAGGGTATTCTTACCTGGAACAGGTTGGGTAGCAAGAGACACATGCATTCAAATCATGAAAGGTGCCAGTAGCCCAAAGACCGGTGAAAATACAAATTCTATCACGTATTAA
- the MTF1 gene encoding RNA polymerase specificity factor (uniprot|P87250 Kluyveromyces lactis KLLA0B08283g MTF1 Mitochondrial replication protein MTF1): protein MTKSSFLKSVLPLANKIHTSYGSQFEKNPKVINQILDKLNLESYYKSESLQILDIYAGPLIQSVILNERLKPKKHVLLEDRLKFVELYQATLKDHPSMVNYNKNPYKWETFLEMTNEDRVLTPSMQKRDHIHNEFLIAANLTNKKGEQLYVQYLQCIANQNWMQRFGLVKMLVWIPQQTARKLFAPFSNKDRNRLTLLSELATNTKLVATSENSVKKFLPDCIEKFDPVIIPSDNKSPDDLSLVEINPRDHSIDLDHWDFVTQKLMILKSKPVEEMIEILGHGARDWFISRLDPVLLKKKPYELTYLEIDEIAKVFALWPFKPSLLVDFYDENED from the coding sequence ATGACCAAGAGTTCGTTTCTGAAGTCGGTTCTACCACTAGCAAATAAGATTCATACCAGTTATGGAAGTCAATTTGAGAAAAACCCCAAGGTAATAAACCAAATATTAGACAAGTTGAATTTAGAATCATACTACAAGTCTGAAAGCTTACAAATACTGGATATATACGCCGGGCCTTTGATTCAATCAGTCATACTTAATGAAAGActgaaaccaaagaagcATGTCCTGTTAGAGGATCGATTGAAATTTGTGGAGTTGTATCAAGCAACTTTGAAGGATCACCCATCGATGGTTAATTACAATAAAAATCCATATAAATGGGAGACATTTTTAGAAATGACAAATGAAGACAGAGTCCTTACTCCTAGCATGCAGAAAAGAGATCATATTCACAATGAATTCTTGATCGCTGCCAATTTGACCAATAAAAAGGGTGAACAGCTATACGTGCAATATTTGCAGTGTATAGCGAACCAGAATTGGATGCAAAGATTTGGTCTGGTCAAGATGTTAGTTTGGATACCTCAGCAAACTGCAAGGAAATTATTCGCaccattttcaaacaaagaCAGAAACAGGCTTACTCTTCTATCCGAATTAGCTACTAATACAAAGCTCGTTGCGACTTCTGAAAACTCAGTAAAAAAGTTCCTTCCAGATTGCATAGAGAAGTTTGATCCCGTGATAATTCCCTCAGATAATAAAAGTCCAGACGATCTTTCActtgttgaaatcaacCCTAGGGATCACAGCATAGATTTGGACCATTGGGATTTCGTAACGCAAAAGTTAATGATCCTTAAATCCAAACCAGTAGAAGAGatgattgaaattttggGGCATGGGGCTCGTGATTGGTTCATTTCTCGTTTGGATCCAGTcttattgaagaaaaaaccTTACGAGTTGACGTATTtggaaattgatgaaattgcaaAAGTATTTGCACTGTGGCCATTTAAACCATCTTTATTAGTGGATTTCTACGATGAAAACGAGGATTAG
- the TAF7 gene encoding TATA-binding protein-associated factor TAF7 (some similarities with uniprot|Q05021 Saccharomyces cerevisiae YMR227C TAF7 TFIID subunit (67 kDa) involved in RNA polymerase II transcription initiation), with the protein MVDPIGVTHTTRGLSKDSKHSVLVQYPTMGPIIRINKPKEPESGGGTEPKLKKIKLKTGGSSSSSNNSKPAPKLKIKLKKRDNQEDKDISNNNNVGTSKGSSRPMKLKINLKKREDSHPQLVPHSQSHQQQQQRKSTSVVKTPKFRIKPVRVPGEGYDSEASDVEDDPLIEEGIILRVLPDLSAEFVKNSIESGDYSDVSIKWKGERHAVVKVNGVQYGAVLVNLPSIIEVNKSVDRKNLLKTFDVSQMLICVRTVNKEEEVFSLQVSDTEDLTKKHFEEYQKEITEQRKQQLRGYNGGPLTDAESKNIEQIINKRYDYKHGITPPLYNARNRRFRHRMGPTAFDYVERTVEKLLKLDAEAEEFGYELVNEDAIQQQRSTSAADLAHYQKAGEHMDETSSVGYSQEIKPHHVTGAAEEDEEEDHEEDLELELEQALQTETTDGSIPASMVNGPAGAAMSTDTGSVVRPGQLLEETGDDVEQDNGDDEDEEEEDEEEEEEEEEDEEEEDEENGADGLSGSVTTGTTKSRVSDNDGANEEEQHRELLLDELRELESTLELNRNKASRTTNPLLKTRFLESIKKLEKEVELKRKQLGEPVVVDDAGNVQTAQDISENVPDTEAGAVSNKAAIRNGSVSSGGSGVTGSASIPNNATITNGVENIGTEGNLYEEEDELEEEEEEEEEEEEGEEEEEEEEEEQEEQRPDEEPQQGQEARQGTEELDQDDMDMMLLFGADND; encoded by the coding sequence ATGGTTGACCCAATTGGTGTGACACATACGACAAGGGGTCTCTCAAAAGACAGTAAACATTCAGTTTTAGTACAGTATCCCACAATGGGTCCGATAATCAGAATTAACAAACCCAAGGAGCCTGAATCAGGCGGTGGAACGGAACCTAAACTaaaaaagatcaagttAAAGACTGGAGGAAGCAGTTCCAGCAGCAATAATTCCAAGCCTGCACCAAAGCTTAAAATCAAACTGAAAAAGCGTGATAATCAAGAGGATAAAGATATCAgcaataataataatgtgGGCACTTCGAAGGGAAGCTCGCGGCCCATGAAGTTAAAAATCAATCTAAAAAAACGGGAAGATTCACATCCACAATTAGTGCCGCACTCCCAATCGCatcagcagcagcagcagcgCAAAAGTACGAGTGTTGTCAAGACTCCTAAGTTCAGAATCAAACCTGTACGAGTTCCCGGTGAAGGGTACGATTCTGAGGCCAGTGATGTAGAGGATGATCCGCTAATCGAGGAAGGTATAATTCTAAGAGTATTACCAGATTTGAGTGCAGAATTCGTTAAAAACTCTATAGAGAGTGGTGATTACTCTGATGTCAGTATCAAATGGAAGGGTGAGAGACACGCGGTTGTGAAAGTGAATGGGGTGCAATATGGTGCTGTATTAGTCAACTTGCCAAGTATAATCGAAGTTAACAAGAGTGTTGACAGAAAGAACTTATTGAAGACGTTTGACGTTAGTCAGATGTTAATATGTGTTCGTACAGTGaataaggaagaagaagtgTTTTCTTTGCAAGTAAGCGATACGGAAGATCTTACTAAGAAACATTTTGAAGAGTATCAGAAGGAAATTACCGAGCAACGGAAACAGCAACTCAGAGGGTACAATGGCGGCCCATTGACTGATGCTGAAAGTAAAAACATCGAACAAATCATAAACAAGCGTTACGATTATAAGCATGGTATCACCCCTCCTTTGTATAATGCTCGCAACCGTCGCTTCAGACATAGGATGGGACCAACTGCCTTTGATTATGTGGAACGtactgttgaaaaattattgaaattagaTGCTGAAGCTGAAGAGTTCGGGTACGAGCTAGTTAATGAGGATGCAATTCAACAGCAAAGGTCTACAAGTGCAGCAGATCTTGCACATTATCAAAAGGCTGGTGAGCATATGGATGAAACATCTTCTGTTGGCTACAGCCAAGAGATCAAACCACATCATGTTACAGGTGCCGcggaagaagatgaggaagaggatcatgaagaagatcttgaattggaattggaaCAAGCTCTACAAACAGAAACTACTGATGGTTCTATACCGGCAAGCATGGTTAATGGACCGGCTGGAGCAGCGATGTCTACAGATACTGGCAGTGTTGTAAGACCAGGACAACTTCTTGAGGAGACCGGTGATGACGTTGAACAAGATAAcggtgatgatgaagacgaagaggaggaggacgaagaggaagaagaggaggaagaagaggatgaagaagaggaggaTGAAGAGAACGGTGCTGATGGATTATCCGGATCAGTTACAACAGGAACAACTAAGTCACGTGTCTCAGACAACGATGGTGCTAACGAAGAAGAGCAACACAGAGAATTATtacttgatgaattgagGGAACTAGAAAGTACGTTAGAATTAAACCGGAATAAAGCCAGTAGGACTACGAATCCGTTGTTAAAGACAAGATTCTTAGAAAGTATCAAGAAGcttgagaaagaagttgaattgAAACGAAAACAGTTAGGAGAACCAGTTGTTGTAGACGATGCAGGAAATGTACAGACAGCTCAAGACATCTCAGAAAACGTACCCGATACTGAAGCCGGTGCAGTATCGAACAAGGCCGCAATCAGAAATGGCAGCGTTAGTAGCGGTGGTAGTGGCGTAACCGGATCGGCATCAATTCCAAACAATGCTACGATTACCAATGGAGTGGAAAACATTGGTACCGAAGGGAATCTTTATGAGGAGGAGGATGAactagaagaagaggaagaagaggaggaggaggaagaggagggagaagaagaggaagaagaagaggaagaggaacaGGAAGAGCAACGGCCGGACGAAGAACCGCAACAAGGACAAGAAGCAAGACAAGGTACTGAAGAACTTGATCAAGATGACATGGATATGATGCTTCTTTTCGGAGCGGATAACGATTAG